GCAGTTAGGCTAAAATATTTGTGagtttttctccctctcttggTAAGTTGCAAATGCATTCGACGAGCTTTAATCTTGTGATCTCATCTTTTACCCACACTTGTGAGAAGAGGAAGTGTTGCTTGAATCAAGGCTCATCGACATAATGCTTTCAAAAACATTTCTCTAATTTTCCTAatcattttgtttaaaatattataaatgtgtTTTCAATAGGTTGTTACCTCACTTTAGGTGAAATATCCGTGTAACTACTTGCCAAAAGCCTAAAACAATTTCTTATTAGGGGACAAAAAAGGATGAATCAAAATCAaagttttgaataaaataaagaatgtcATTTCAGTTTGgcaaagaaacacaatatatatacctTTTGAAGACTTGTTAATGTTATAATTTATCCcactaatttttttacaattccaAATtgtttttgattattttggtcAAGTATGGTAATCCACAAtctttttccccaaaaaaattaatattaatgatgcttttcaaatccttgaattaTACCCTTTAATTTAATTGGTCAAGTGTAGGTTTTttatgcataaaactagacatATTGATTCttatattttcatattcatAATTTCAACTTGTCTAACTCATTTAATGTCTCATATGCTTTGTGATTGGCAGCGGCCCTGAATATAAATTCATCGAACaaattattgaatatatatTGTATACCAAATTAAGTGGCAGACAGTTATTTGTTGCTAAATACCCTATTGGAGTAAATTCTCGTGCCAAGGACATTGAATGGCTTTTAGATATTAAGGTAAATGATGTTCGGATGGTAGGGATTCTTGGTCTTGGGGGAATAGGTAAAACAACTATTGCAAAAGCTGTTTATAATATAATTGCTGAGCATTTTGAAGGAAGTTGCTTTCTAGAGAATGTTAGAGAAAATTCTGGAACAAATAATGGCCTAATGCAACTACAAGAGAATCTCCTTTTTAATATCTTAAGGGGCAAACATTTGAAGGTGGAGAGTGTAGCCCATGGAACCAATATGATAAGGGAAAGGCTTCAAAGTAAAAGGGTTCTTTTAATTCTTGATGACGTGgataaatcaaaacaaattgaaaatttgtttggaaattttgattggtttgtTTTAGGAAGTAGAGTCCTTATAACAACAAGAGACGCACACTTGCTAGCTACTCTTAAAGTTTATGCAACTTACGAGGTGAAGGAATTGGTCAAACATGAAGCTCTTGAACTCTTTAATCAACATGCCTTCCAAGGAAATAAACACGAGAAAGATTATTTTGAACTTGCAAACCAAGTCATCCAATATGCCAAAGGCCTACCCTTAGCTTTAACAATAATAGGTTCTGATTTGTGTGGAAGACCAAAATCTGAATGGGATAGTGCAATTCATCAATATAGAGAAATTCTTGAAGGAGATATTCATGAAATACTTAAAGTAAGTTATGATGGATTGAGACCAACAGAAAAGGATATTTTCCTcgatattgcatgtttcttcaAGGGAAGGAACAAGGATaatgttgtaaatatattaaatgCTCGCAATTTATGTCCAAGAGTTGGTATTTCAAACCTTGTTAATAAATGTCTAATAACTATTGGTCCCAGTGACATATTGGGGATGCATGACTTGGTACAACAAATGGGTAGGGAAATTGTTCAGCAAGAATCACCAGAAATCCTCACAAAACGTAGTAGGTTATGGCATTATGAGGACGCTCTTGAAGTACTAACCAAAAGTAAGGTATAACTTCTTTTGCTTTATATTTTAACATCTTTTTTCATCAAGTAgaagtaataagtttttttcttttttcctttgatattttttgtttgtaacattatagaaaatataagcTTAATAGTAtcatttttgctaaaaatttcaagattattaTAGTTTTGGAAAATTCTATTGTATTATATGTTCCACTTATTTCTTTATCTAATCAGGGGTCAAACAAAATTCGAGGTATAATGTTGCATTCGCCTAATCCAATAACGGTGCAACTATATACTAAAGCTTTCAAAAAGATggaaaatctcaaatttcttatgGTTAGTAATGTACTCATTTCCGAAGAACTTAAATATCTCCCCAGTGGATTAAAGTTACTTGAATGGGACCAATATCCTTTTTCCTTGCCATCCAATTTTTGTCCTCAAGAACTTGTTGTACTCAAGATGTCACATAGTTGCATTAGATTGAAGAAGCTGTTCAAGCAGGTATGAGTATTAGTATTGatgaattttgatttctttaaatgtcatttctaaaattttgttgaataacaattttcgtttttttttttccccttgcaGGGGttccttttcaaaaatttgaagagTATCAATTTGTGCAAGTGTTCATCCATTAGAATATTACCTGACTTTTACGCCCCAAACTTAGAGAAATTGGACATTAGTTActgtaaaaatttaattgagaTTCATGAGGCCATTGGATCTCTTGATAAGCTTATATGTTGGAATCTCGCTGGatgcaaaaaacttcaaaatcttCCTAGCAACTTTAGGTTGAAATCTCTTGaatatatttatctacaagGCTGTGTAAGTCTTAAAACATTACCTGACTTGTGCACCCCAAACTTAATAGATTTGTACATTAGTGGTTGTGAAAATTTAATTGAGGTGCATGAGGCCATTGGATCCCTTGATAAGCTTATACGTTGGCATCTCATTGGatgcaaaaaacttcaaaatcttCCTAGCAACTTTAGGTTGAAATCTCTTGTATTTATATATCTACAAGACTGTGTAAGTCTTAAAACATTACCTTACTTGTTCGCCCCAAACTTAATAGAATTGTACATTAGGGGTTGTGAAAATTTAATTGAGGTTCATGAGGCCTTTGGATCTCTTGATAAGCTTGTTAGATGTCATTTCTCTGATtgcaaaaaacttaaaattcttCCCAACACCCTTAGGTTGAAATCTCTTAATTCTCTTGGAATAGATCGGTGTGTAAGCCTTGAAAAGTTTCCAAATATTCACCCAGAaatcaaatgtaattttttaaggttTGGGGACAGTAATAATATTAAAGAATGGCCTTTGTCACTGGGGTATCTTTTTAGTGGGCTTACTGAATTAAGCCTAGATAATTGTCAAAACCTTGGGGATTTTCTCGGTAGCATCTCGAGATGTGAGTTTACGAACTTGTGGAGGCTAAGAATTACGAGGTGTGATGGAAATATAATTGAATCACATATTTTGACAAGGCCCAATTCCTTCCcctcattgagagttctataTCTATTTTACTCTAATATTGTTACAATCCCGAGAAGCATTATTGAATTTACTACATTACAAACACTTTCCGTTGCTGATTGCGAGAACCTTCGAGAAATTCCAAGGCTTCCACGGTCTATAAGAATTGTGTGCGCAGCAAACTGCACGTCGTTGGATCTACCATCATTATGCAGACTATTGAATCAGGTGAGCTCTCTCCCCCCTCTCTCTATACGTGTAAGTTtaagtgatatatatattaCGAGAAACTCTAAACTTCAATTTCTTGTATTTGCTAAATGCAAGCAGCTTCAAGAACTATGCATGAATCGCTCAATTTTTTATTACGGTCATTGTGAAT
The sequence above is drawn from the Quercus robur chromosome 7, dhQueRobu3.1, whole genome shotgun sequence genome and encodes:
- the LOC126691802 gene encoding TMV resistance protein N-like — protein: MAFPINQGFSLSSSTLQWNYDVFLSFRGEDTRNGFTGHLYHGLCDKGINTFIDNDLQKGEKISEELREAIRSSRISIIIFSQNYAFSTSCLEELVEILNCRLNGQWVVPVFYKVDPSEVRKQEKGDFKVALAEQENKFKNNTENVQRWRAALNEAASLSGWHYEDGGPEYKFIEQIIEYILYTKLSGRQLFVAKYPIGVNSRAKDIEWLLDIKVNDVRMVGILGLGGIGKTTIAKAVYNIIAEHFEGSCFLENVRENSGTNNGLMQLQENLLFNILRGKHLKVESVAHGTNMIRERLQSKRVLLILDDVDKSKQIENLFGNFDWFVLGSRVLITTRDAHLLATLKVYATYEVKELVKHEALELFNQHAFQGNKHEKDYFELANQVIQYAKGLPLALTIIGSDLCGRPKSEWDSAIHQYREILEGDIHEILKVSYDGLRPTEKDIFLDIACFFKGRNKDNVVNILNARNLCPRVGISNLVNKCLITIGPSDILGMHDLVQQMGREIVQQESPEILTKRSRLWHYEDALEVLTKSKGSNKIRGIMLHSPNPITVQLYTKAFKKMENLKFLMVSNVLISEELKYLPSGLKLLEWDQYPFSLPSNFCPQELVVLKMSHSCIRLKKLFKQGFLFKNLKSINLCKCSSIRILPDFYAPNLEKLDISYCKNLIEIHEAIGSLDKLICWNLAGCKKLQNLPSNFRLKSLEYIYLQGCVSLKTLPDLCTPNLIDLYISGCENLIEVHEAIGSLDKLIRWHLIGCKKLQNLPSNFRLKSLVFIYLQDCVSLKTLPYLFAPNLIELYIRGCENLIEVHEAFGSLDKLVRCHFSDCKKLKILPNTLRLKSLNSLGIDRCVSLEKFPNIHPEIKCNFLRFGDSNNIKEWPLSLGYLFSGLTELSLDNCQNLGDFLGSISRCEFTNLWRLRITRCDGNIIESHILTRPNSFPSLRVLYLFYSNIVTIPRSIIEFTTLQTLSVADCENLREIPRLPRSIRIVCAANCTSLDLPSLCRLLNQVSSLPPLSIRVSLSDIYITRNSKLQFLVFAKCKQLQELCMNRSIFYYGHCEFTVPIIEIPKWFKLNHQSVGNSVSFRVGREFQKLFVCFAFRSVKATYATWSVVSANGFSEYSGLSDTLSEHLYMYTVHISKWKWDESNPSEQNDVTITVEIKYYDYVESSDDDDDDDDDDDTSFCNPIIPSSDDPKITWLGIHVDCICCGCGSSSVSDDIDHQSSSRAWICDDTEQQPLPAVFSTSYGSDLDHGVLNSGGISGPLIGPNSGLAGSYLGFEGYESTFPDEVHNLDSSSIAYPFARIGYLDSNASIDGCSPLVLDDIEHHSLPSDVLPVDTTNGSELGLGWQDLGFSDGFDLGSSSVAHAFDNIDTDFNLFPPSKKARTS